In the Candidatus Electrothrix rattekaaiensis genome, one interval contains:
- a CDS encoding IS1634 family transposase, with protein sequence MEKYSIERLDHLGIVAGTIKDLGLVEFIDSHLGHYENETLSAGETVAGMILNGLGFSNKPLSLTPLFFQNCPLSLLFRDGVNADDFNRFKLGRVLDRLHNFGTEALFSHIAVDVCEKENIDFRFNHLDTSAFSLTGEYLPDVDEQAISITHGHSKDHRPDLKQVMLEMMVTQDGGIPILFKSLDGNSSDNTVFKDRAAALIKEFEQSETPRYIVADCKMYTRKNAPNLSKLLFVTRIPQNIKEVEEVITQALDNTDDWLEFDGGPNVKMFNVEHYGIRQRWHVVSSEASRQKSVKKIEKKAKKERVKIQKAIFHLQADRFHCVEDAIKAGEKLAGRWKTHSLSSYEIIEHKQYKGKGRPKKGEQPVAIDYQIVLAAQLDSDKVDRLQKVAACYIIGTNIHEEHLSVQEVLYAYKEQNHAEQGFRFLKDPLFFASSLFLKKPSRISALLMVMVLSLLVYGIAERRMRNRLAEQQETVPNQINQPTQTPTLRWIFQLMGGISRIKITVGNRVKYVFDGITKLKQRILLLFGDGVANIYQIS encoded by the coding sequence ATGGAAAAATACTCGATTGAACGACTTGATCATTTAGGCATAGTAGCCGGAACAATTAAAGATCTCGGGCTGGTAGAATTTATTGACTCCCACTTGGGCCATTATGAAAATGAAACTTTGTCCGCTGGGGAAACCGTAGCTGGAATGATATTGAACGGATTAGGTTTTTCCAATAAGCCCCTGTCATTGACCCCTTTATTTTTTCAAAACTGTCCTCTTTCTTTGCTGTTTAGGGACGGAGTGAATGCCGATGATTTTAATCGTTTCAAACTCGGGCGCGTCCTCGACCGTCTGCACAATTTTGGAACCGAAGCACTTTTCAGTCACATAGCTGTCGATGTCTGTGAAAAAGAAAACATTGACTTTCGTTTCAATCATTTGGATACAAGTGCTTTCAGTCTGACGGGTGAATATCTTCCAGATGTTGATGAGCAGGCGATTTCTATCACCCACGGACATTCTAAAGACCATCGCCCTGATTTAAAACAGGTCATGCTTGAAATGATGGTTACTCAGGATGGCGGAATTCCAATTTTATTTAAAAGCTTAGACGGTAACAGTTCAGACAACACTGTCTTTAAGGATCGTGCGGCAGCTCTGATCAAAGAGTTTGAACAGTCTGAAACCCCTCGGTATATTGTAGCCGACTGCAAGATGTATACTCGGAAGAATGCCCCAAATTTAAGTAAACTGCTTTTTGTCACCCGTATTCCTCAAAATATAAAAGAAGTTGAAGAAGTTATCACTCAGGCCTTGGACAACACAGATGACTGGCTGGAATTCGATGGCGGACCTAACGTCAAGATGTTCAATGTGGAACATTATGGAATCAGGCAGAGGTGGCATGTTGTTTCTTCTGAAGCTTCTCGTCAAAAATCCGTCAAAAAAATCGAAAAAAAGGCAAAAAAAGAAAGAGTTAAGATCCAGAAAGCAATTTTTCACCTGCAAGCGGATCGCTTTCACTGCGTAGAAGATGCAATCAAAGCGGGCGAGAAATTAGCCGGCAGATGGAAGACCCACAGCCTATCATCGTATGAAATCATAGAACATAAACAGTACAAAGGGAAAGGACGTCCGAAAAAAGGTGAACAACCTGTCGCAATTGATTATCAGATAGTTTTAGCAGCACAGCTTGACAGCGACAAAGTGGATCGACTGCAAAAAGTAGCTGCATGTTATATCATAGGCACTAATATCCATGAAGAACATCTGTCTGTACAGGAAGTTCTCTATGCCTATAAGGAACAAAACCATGCGGAACAAGGGTTCCGTTTTCTGAAGGATCCTTTATTTTTTGCTTCCTCCTTATTTTTAAAAAAACCGTCTCGAATTTCTGCATTACTTATGGTCATGGTGCTTTCACTGTTAGTTTACGGGATAGCAGAAAGACGAATGCGTAATCGGTTAGCTGAACAGCAGGAAACCGTTCCTAATCAAATTAACCAGCCTACTCAGACACCTACTTTGCGCTGGATTTTTCAGTTAATGGGCGGAATCAGTCGTATCAAAATCACTGTTGGAAACCGGGTTAAATATGTTTTTGACGGTATTACCAAGCTGAAACAACGAATACTGTTACTCTTTGGTGATGGTGTGGCTAATATATATCAAATTTCATAA
- the radA gene encoding DNA repair protein RadA, with amino-acid sequence MPPKEQKIYLCTACGHESRKWLGRCPKCGEWDSLNEQKKLKLRTGRSTAEVFPLTGEGGEEPVRLVTGISELDRTLGGGIVPGSMVLIGGDPGIGKSTLILQLLAALAGQKHKVLYASGEESVGQIRMRAERLNVRSEHILLAAENSVQAIIELTHEVRPAFLAVDSIQTMFSEEVSSAPGSVTQVRESASLFVNLAKRTDLPIILIGHVTKDGSIAGPRVLEHMVDTVLYFEGDSGQVFRVLRTVKNRFGSTNEIGVFEMKESGLAEVDNPSALFLAERPVNVPGSVVMPSIEGTRPILVEVQALVSPSSPGSARRTAIGADPQRLALLTAVLEKKIGVTLFDHDIFLNIAGGIRIDEPALDLGVIVALLSSLYEKVVDPTTVVCGEVGLAGEIRAVGQMEQRLREAQRLGFKTFLMPESSSRQLEAGVAKGIQIQPVRSVHEVVERLFVG; translated from the coding sequence ATGCCCCCAAAAGAACAAAAAATATACCTCTGCACCGCCTGCGGCCATGAAAGCCGGAAATGGCTGGGCCGTTGCCCGAAATGCGGCGAATGGGACAGCCTGAACGAGCAGAAAAAGCTAAAGCTCCGTACAGGTCGGTCGACTGCCGAAGTCTTTCCCCTGACCGGGGAGGGCGGTGAAGAGCCGGTCCGTTTGGTGACCGGCATCAGCGAGCTTGACCGTACTTTAGGCGGCGGTATCGTGCCCGGCTCAATGGTGCTGATCGGCGGAGATCCTGGCATCGGCAAATCAACCCTGATCCTTCAGTTGCTTGCTGCTTTGGCAGGTCAAAAGCATAAGGTGCTTTATGCCAGCGGTGAGGAGTCTGTGGGGCAGATTCGGATGCGGGCGGAGCGGCTGAACGTGCGCAGTGAGCATATTCTTCTTGCTGCGGAAAACTCGGTTCAGGCCATTATCGAGCTGACCCATGAGGTGCGGCCTGCCTTTCTTGCTGTGGATTCTATCCAGACTATGTTCAGCGAAGAGGTCAGCTCGGCCCCCGGTTCCGTTACCCAGGTGCGGGAATCCGCCTCCCTCTTTGTCAATCTGGCCAAACGCACCGACCTGCCTATTATCCTGATCGGCCATGTAACCAAGGACGGCTCCATTGCCGGTCCTCGTGTCCTGGAGCACATGGTGGACACGGTGCTTTATTTTGAAGGCGATAGCGGCCAAGTCTTCCGGGTTCTGCGCACGGTGAAAAACCGCTTTGGTTCTACCAACGAAATCGGCGTGTTTGAGATGAAGGAGAGCGGGCTGGCTGAGGTGGATAATCCCTCGGCCTTGTTCCTTGCGGAACGCCCGGTTAATGTTCCGGGTTCCGTGGTCATGCCCAGCATAGAGGGCACCCGGCCTATTTTGGTGGAGGTACAGGCCTTGGTCAGTCCGTCCAGTCCAGGATCGGCCCGACGGACTGCCATTGGTGCTGATCCCCAGCGTTTAGCCCTGCTGACCGCAGTTTTGGAAAAGAAAATTGGGGTCACCCTGTTTGATCATGATATCTTCCTTAATATTGCTGGCGGCATCCGTATTGACGAGCCAGCCTTGGATCTGGGCGTGATCGTGGCCCTGCTCTCCAGCCTGTATGAGAAGGTGGTTGATCCCACCACCGTGGTCTGCGGCGAGGTCGGCTTGGCCGGGGAGATCCGGGCGGTGGGGCAGATGGAGCAGCGTCTGCGCGAGGCCCAGCGGCTGGGCTTCAAAACCTTTCTTATGCCGGAATCCAGCAGTCGCCAACTGGAGGCCGGGGTAGCCAAAGGGATTCAGATCCAGCCGGTTCGGAGCGTGCATGAGGTGGTGGAACGCTTGTTTGTGGGATAA
- a CDS encoding Rpn family recombination-promoting nuclease/putative transposase, with protein MAAGYFRHNLPKDLLDHLDLATLERVQDSFVDPELHPSVSDLLYSLQNPG; from the coding sequence GTGGCGGCGGGATATTTCCGGCACAACCTGCCAAAAGATCTGCTGGATCATCTTGATCTCGCGACCCTTGAGCGCGTGCAGGACAGCTTTGTCGATCCTGAGCTGCACCCGTCAGTATCGGATCTTCTGTATTCTCTCCAAAATCCAGGGTAG
- a CDS encoding glycosyltransferase, with translation MPTAGIKVLFIGKSWAVPYEVKVCENISGLFQDIASFAPDVLVTSEFAPGALNIAGLELRKKWIHVNPDASDDEVTLAIDSCYIGTLFGPHHLDESLPLISIYTPTYNTGDFLRDTYQSLREQTYPNWEWCVVDDESSDGTWQKLLELAKEDYRVRPMQIKHSGKIGHLKDIATRMANGRYVIELDHDDMLTDNAVEEVRQAFDANPDVGMVYSNCASFFSDGSPQMFGDDFWKDRYRDTEYRGKIYRECLNPDIYDSFGPEHHQLFGWFLTVGPNHVRAYRAETLRSLGGYNRNFPVADDWELYARFFLSSKCLHLDKMLYLYRFHDAASNTTFTRNKSIQDHLELGRRHHAAAFIAYNKRRQAMSEDSENV, from the coding sequence GTGCCAACAGCAGGGATAAAAGTGCTCTTTATCGGCAAGAGCTGGGCCGTACCCTATGAAGTAAAAGTCTGCGAAAACATCAGCGGATTGTTCCAGGATATTGCCTCATTTGCCCCGGATGTCCTTGTCACCAGCGAGTTTGCTCCAGGGGCTTTAAATATTGCCGGGCTGGAGTTACGGAAAAAGTGGATACATGTTAATCCCGATGCCTCGGATGACGAGGTGACCCTTGCTATTGACAGCTGCTATATCGGCACTCTCTTCGGCCCCCATCATCTGGACGAGTCCCTGCCACTGATCAGCATCTATACCCCAACCTATAATACCGGAGATTTTCTCAGAGACACCTATCAGTCCCTGCGGGAACAAACGTATCCGAACTGGGAATGGTGCGTGGTGGACGATGAGTCCAGCGACGGTACTTGGCAGAAGCTGCTTGAGCTGGCAAAAGAAGATTATCGGGTTCGTCCGATGCAGATAAAACACAGCGGCAAGATCGGGCATCTGAAGGATATCGCCACCCGGATGGCAAACGGCAGGTATGTAATCGAACTTGACCACGATGATATGCTCACCGATAATGCGGTGGAGGAGGTTCGCCAAGCATTTGATGCCAACCCGGATGTCGGTATGGTCTACTCAAATTGTGCCAGTTTTTTCTCTGACGGAAGCCCGCAGATGTTCGGCGATGATTTTTGGAAGGATCGCTACCGGGACACGGAGTACCGGGGAAAGATATACCGAGAATGCCTCAATCCTGATATTTATGACAGCTTTGGCCCGGAGCATCATCAGCTTTTTGGCTGGTTTCTGACCGTCGGACCAAATCATGTCCGGGCCTACAGGGCGGAAACCTTGCGTAGCCTGGGAGGGTATAACCGGAATTTCCCGGTTGCCGACGACTGGGAACTGTACGCCAGATTCTTCCTCTCTTCCAAATGCCTGCATCTGGACAAGATGCTCTACCTTTACCGCTTCCATGATGCGGCCTCCAACACGACTTTTACGCGCAATAAATCCATTCAGGATCATCTTGAGCTTGGACGCCGTCATCATGCCGCAGCCTTTATCGCATATAATAAGCGACGTCAGGCAATGTCGGAAGATTCCGAGAATGTTTAA
- a CDS encoding PilZ domain-containing protein — protein sequence MNNKEIQQARINELRVKIYYTETVRDNYKNTHPQLYQTNSYYLEKLKQELGDLETSCADMNDSNQRKFSRVEIQGAVRLDFNSEQYHGALDNLSLCGSFVKGSFKQSKGDICKIELKKSDLDAEAAVRAIGSIVRVDDSGVAIEFIAMRTDSYNWLETELLTQADDPSVLEDEIFQRSIFEFDDDLVYSSTFNCNKNKLKKLLNLL from the coding sequence ATGAACAACAAAGAAATACAACAGGCTCGTATCAACGAGTTAAGGGTAAAGATCTATTACACCGAAACGGTACGAGATAATTATAAAAATACCCATCCACAACTTTACCAAACAAATTCTTATTATTTAGAAAAGCTAAAGCAAGAGCTTGGAGATCTAGAGACGTCATGTGCAGACATGAATGATAGTAATCAGCGTAAATTTTCTCGAGTAGAAATTCAAGGGGCTGTACGCCTTGATTTCAACTCAGAGCAATATCACGGTGCTCTTGATAATCTGAGTCTCTGTGGTTCTTTTGTTAAAGGATCGTTCAAACAGTCAAAAGGCGATATCTGCAAAATAGAGCTCAAAAAATCCGATTTAGATGCAGAGGCTGCTGTTCGCGCCATCGGCTCAATAGTCAGGGTCGATGATAGCGGCGTCGCGATTGAGTTCATCGCGATGAGAACAGATAGCTATAATTGGTTAGAAACAGAGCTCTTAACTCAAGCTGATGATCCTTCGGTTTTGGAAGATGAAATTTTCCAGCGGAGTATCTTTGAATTTGATGATGATTTAGTGTACAGCAGTACTTTTAATTGTAACAAAAACAAATTGAAAAAATTGCTCAATCTTCTTTAG
- a CDS encoding 3'-5' exonuclease codes for MFSSSDFIVIDTEGFDTLNEIAILDAQGKLLFEGFVQGHESVRHDLYPLAGLLQHLIRFAENKMLVCHYAHHDEQVLRKSFVAAELSWPDFHFVCTWESAKSFFPGLSSYSLEYLSKSLRLRVKKRYFNIQAAHSARYDALFTHQLYRKMQHEMHSKNSKGVLTNPFSNTRVDSPFQQHIDLDDIHCDAFIRITNLIEEIRGDSNQQSRGAVVLGVAGNGKTHLMMRLARHTMKTNRLFFIRQPNHEEAVFYHIYSRMLESFVEPIPDTEYSQLEYLLGRSFSKIVMKTLRGRKNLSKKDQNILHGLSQGQLNIYKVLGKEGSETKRRNWDYIERQTLQWWQESYGFSDYACNIITGLIRFCRYSDANKKELVRRWLAGQHLLESELQAVRLSNWEEELSREDFALQAMVVFGRLSVVDEPLIIVFDQLEGLKYNQALLLRFGEAVKELFTHVPNCLMLFNLFPDRWRYFRQLFDASVTERMGQYQMALELPDKEVLAKMLTLKLAEVDLESEALFDPDELDNILSHRSIRSVLNCAADYYRYKVEGIPLPTNTLSFEARVDRTLQELRQEIAELRKHLHLEKKPDVVPLNPVPTEVVGYIEQKQGQLAAAYSRKNIISDTDDLGKLRLILDALQPLYGFRLDYLRLGRRRLPEHVVIQSKQQGAQHAAPKKAAVAFLHTDAYTFAPRIKNFNQLVVDHKDIGFALFRDIREPEIISKVSKGEIEKLNSTENGRFILMDRPQRIHFELVHQIISDIQNHDLHAEPDQVMPLLADMIGKEFWLFRAIGFNQ; via the coding sequence ATGTTCTCTTCCTCTGACTTTATTGTTATTGATACAGAAGGTTTTGATACTCTGAACGAAATCGCCATCCTTGATGCCCAGGGAAAGCTGCTCTTTGAGGGCTTTGTTCAAGGACACGAGTCTGTCAGGCATGATCTCTATCCGCTTGCCGGGCTCTTGCAACACCTGATTAGATTTGCGGAAAACAAGATGCTTGTCTGTCATTATGCCCACCATGATGAACAGGTTCTGCGTAAGAGTTTTGTAGCAGCAGAGCTGTCTTGGCCGGATTTTCATTTCGTCTGCACCTGGGAATCAGCAAAGAGTTTTTTCCCAGGCCTGTCATCGTATTCTCTCGAATATCTCAGTAAATCCTTGCGCCTGAGGGTGAAAAAACGGTATTTTAATATCCAAGCTGCCCACAGTGCCCGTTATGATGCCCTGTTCACCCATCAACTTTATCGCAAGATGCAGCACGAGATGCACAGTAAAAACAGCAAAGGAGTCCTCACAAATCCCTTTAGCAATACCCGGGTCGACAGCCCCTTTCAGCAGCATATTGATCTGGATGATATCCACTGTGATGCCTTTATCCGCATCACCAATCTGATCGAAGAAATCAGGGGAGACAGTAACCAGCAGAGCCGGGGTGCAGTAGTGCTGGGCGTGGCAGGCAACGGCAAGACCCATCTTATGATGCGTTTGGCTCGCCATACCATGAAGACCAATCGCCTCTTCTTTATTCGCCAGCCCAATCATGAGGAGGCGGTTTTCTATCATATTTACAGTCGAATGCTGGAGTCCTTTGTCGAGCCGATCCCGGATACCGAGTACTCGCAGCTGGAATATCTCCTGGGTCGCAGTTTTTCAAAAATTGTGATGAAGACTCTCAGGGGAAGGAAGAACCTGAGTAAAAAGGATCAGAATATTCTGCACGGTTTGTCGCAGGGCCAATTGAATATCTACAAGGTATTGGGGAAAGAGGGCTCGGAAACCAAGCGGCGTAACTGGGATTATATCGAACGCCAGACCCTACAATGGTGGCAGGAAAGCTACGGATTCAGCGATTATGCCTGCAATATCATCACCGGCCTGATTCGTTTTTGTCGTTATTCCGATGCCAATAAAAAAGAGCTGGTCCGTCGTTGGCTGGCTGGTCAGCATCTGCTGGAGAGTGAACTTCAGGCAGTCCGCCTGAGCAACTGGGAAGAGGAACTCAGCCGGGAAGACTTTGCCCTTCAGGCTATGGTGGTGTTTGGCAGGCTCTCGGTTGTGGATGAACCCCTGATCATTGTTTTTGATCAGCTGGAAGGACTTAAGTATAATCAGGCCCTGTTACTGCGTTTTGGGGAGGCTGTCAAGGAACTGTTCACCCATGTGCCCAACTGCCTGATGCTGTTTAACCTCTTTCCTGATCGCTGGCGTTATTTCCGGCAGCTTTTTGATGCCTCGGTCACGGAACGGATGGGCCAGTATCAGATGGCTCTGGAATTACCGGATAAGGAGGTGCTGGCAAAAATGCTGACCCTCAAACTGGCTGAGGTTGATCTGGAAAGCGAGGCCCTGTTTGACCCGGATGAATTGGACAATATCCTCAGTCATCGTTCCATCCGCAGTGTCCTGAATTGTGCAGCAGATTATTACCGCTATAAAGTAGAAGGAATTCCTCTGCCGACTAATACCTTGAGTTTTGAGGCAAGGGTTGATCGGACTTTGCAGGAACTGCGGCAGGAAATTGCCGAGTTACGGAAGCATCTGCACCTGGAAAAGAAGCCTGATGTCGTACCGCTCAATCCGGTGCCCACGGAGGTTGTGGGCTATATTGAGCAGAAACAGGGACAGTTGGCCGCTGCCTATAGTCGAAAGAATATTATTAGCGATACTGATGACCTGGGAAAACTGCGCCTGATTCTTGATGCCCTCCAGCCGTTGTACGGGTTTCGTCTCGATTACCTGCGTCTGGGAAGGAGACGCCTGCCTGAGCATGTGGTTATTCAGAGCAAACAGCAGGGGGCGCAGCATGCTGCCCCTAAAAAAGCAGCTGTGGCCTTTCTCCACACGGATGCTTACACCTTTGCCCCGAGAATCAAAAATTTTAACCAGCTGGTTGTTGATCATAAGGATATCGGCTTTGCCCTGTTTCGAGATATTCGGGAGCCGGAGATAATAAGCAAGGTGAGTAAGGGGGAGATCGAAAAACTCAACAGCACCGAGAATGGCCGATTCATTCTTATGGATCGCCCGCAGCGGATACATTTTGAGTTAGTGCATCAGATTATCTCGGATATCCAAAATCATGATCTCCATGCTGAACCGGATCAGGTCATGCCTTTGTTGGCGGATATGATTGGCAAGGAGTTCTGGCTGTTTCGGGCCATTGGGTTTAATCAATAG
- a CDS encoding uroporphyrinogen decarboxylase family protein, with protein sequence MTDEQPSVTMTSMERVFTTMGHQEPDRVPFFLLLTMHGAKELGLTIQEYFSKAEYVVEGQLRMRRKYGHDCLNPFGYTAMEPEAFGGEVIWFEDGPPNCGEPIIKTEQDILSLQAPEIYSTPCLVRMLDIIQSLKEKAKGAVPVMGTVVSPFSLPIMQMGFPAYIELMHERPDLFQHLMKVNQEFCVAWANAQIRAGVTAVCYFDPLTSPTMTAPGTHLTAGFRIARETLARIQSPTAIHMASGKTLAVLDDIAATGTAAIGVSVMEDLAELKQACRGRLTVLGNLNGVEMRRWTPQQTEDKVREAIRKAGAGGGFILADNHGEIPWQVSEEVLMAISEVVHRWGTYPLRDLYT encoded by the coding sequence ATGACAGACGAACAACCGAGCGTGACAATGACTTCTATGGAACGCGTGTTCACGACCATGGGACATCAGGAACCGGATCGGGTTCCTTTTTTCCTTTTATTGACCATGCACGGTGCCAAAGAGCTGGGCTTGACTATTCAGGAGTATTTTTCCAAAGCCGAGTATGTGGTGGAAGGCCAGTTGCGCATGCGACGAAAATACGGCCACGACTGCCTGAATCCTTTTGGTTATACAGCAATGGAACCGGAAGCCTTTGGCGGAGAGGTCATCTGGTTTGAGGACGGGCCGCCCAACTGCGGAGAACCGATCATCAAAACGGAACAGGATATCCTCTCTCTGCAAGCACCGGAAATATACAGCACGCCCTGTCTTGTCAGAATGTTGGACATTATTCAGTCCTTGAAAGAAAAAGCAAAGGGCGCAGTACCGGTTATGGGCACGGTGGTTTCTCCTTTTTCCCTGCCGATTATGCAGATGGGCTTTCCTGCCTATATTGAGCTGATGCATGAACGACCTGATCTTTTTCAGCATCTCATGAAGGTGAATCAGGAGTTCTGCGTTGCCTGGGCCAATGCCCAGATCCGGGCCGGAGTAACCGCTGTCTGTTATTTTGACCCCCTGACCTCGCCGACTATGACCGCGCCGGGAACGCATCTTACAGCAGGCTTCAGGATAGCGCGGGAGACCTTGGCGCGAATTCAGTCGCCGACAGCTATCCATATGGCTTCAGGGAAAACCTTGGCTGTTCTTGACGATATAGCCGCCACCGGGACAGCAGCCATCGGGGTGAGCGTTATGGAAGATCTGGCCGAGTTAAAACAGGCATGCCGAGGCAGATTGACGGTACTGGGTAATCTCAACGGAGTTGAAATGCGTCGCTGGACTCCGCAACAGACTGAGGACAAGGTCAGAGAGGCCATACGTAAGGCTGGAGCCGGGGGCGGATTTATCCTTGCTGATAACCATGGCGAGATTCCCTGGCAGGTCAGTGAAGAGGTGTTGATGGCAATTTCAGAGGTCGTGCATAGATGGGGGACTTATCCGCTCCGCGATCTTTACACGTGA
- a CDS encoding Rpn family recombination-promoting nuclease/putative transposase: MSTVDNPHDSVVRQTLGRPEVAAGYFRYNLPKDLLDHLDLATLERVQDSFVDPELHPSASDLLFTVDYLSQGDAEDEQKKLLLYLLLEHKSYPDRLTLFQLLRYMVRIWERHCMENRKTSMLPPVYPMILYHGRRSWPYPLNFQSLFSVQEQTVLRHLPEFSPVLHDVARSDDQEISGETAARTLLLVLKYIFRPDLAERLPDLLVQAQTLLTDENGREIMFTLLYYLTEGTGKVDEKTLSTALDQAVPGGDTMKSFLKKYFDQGRQEGHQEGRQEGRQEGRQEGRLEGEIRLLLRQLRRRFGQLPGWTEERLRQASSAMLETWSERILTASTLDEVFSEQGKTRS, translated from the coding sequence ATGAGTACAGTGGACAACCCTCATGACAGCGTGGTCAGGCAGACTTTGGGACGACCAGAGGTGGCGGCGGGATATTTCCGGTACAACCTGCCAAAAGATCTGCTGGATCATCTTGATCTCGCGACCCTTGAGCGCGTGCAGGACAGCTTTGTCGATCCTGAGCTGCACCCGTCAGCATCGGATCTTCTTTTTACCGTGGATTATCTTTCCCAAGGCGATGCAGAGGACGAGCAGAAAAAACTCCTGCTCTATCTGCTGCTTGAGCACAAGAGCTATCCCGATCGGCTGACCCTGTTTCAGTTGCTCCGCTACATGGTGCGAATCTGGGAACGACATTGCATGGAAAATCGGAAGACTTCCATGCTGCCGCCCGTGTACCCAATGATCCTGTACCACGGCAGACGGTCTTGGCCGTATCCCCTGAATTTTCAGTCGCTGTTCAGCGTACAGGAGCAGACGGTGTTGCGGCATTTACCGGAATTCTCGCCTGTGCTGCACGACGTAGCCCGGAGTGACGATCAGGAAATCAGCGGGGAAACAGCGGCCCGTACCCTGCTGCTCGTGCTCAAATACATCTTCCGCCCGGATCTGGCGGAACGGCTGCCCGATCTGCTGGTTCAGGCGCAAACACTGCTGACCGATGAAAACGGTCGCGAAATCATGTTCACCCTGCTGTACTATCTCACCGAAGGTACTGGGAAGGTGGATGAAAAAACACTGAGCACAGCCCTTGACCAAGCTGTGCCAGGAGGTGACACAATGAAATCATTTCTGAAAAAATATTTTGATCAGGGGCGGCAGGAAGGGCATCAGGAAGGACGGCAGGAAGGACGACAAGAAGGACGACAGGAAGGACGCCTTGAAGGAGAAATTCGGCTGCTGCTCCGGCAATTACGCAGACGTTTCGGCCAGCTACCCGGCTGGACAGAGGAGCGGCTGCGACAGGCTTCTTCCGCAATGCTGGAGACTTGGTCGGAACGGATTCTGACCGCTTCCACTCTGGACGAGGTATTTTCCGAGCAAGGCAAAACGAGGAGCTGA
- a CDS encoding DUF4351 domain-containing protein, protein MKSFLKKYFDQGRQEGRLEGEIRLLLRQLRRRFGQLPGWTEERLRQASSAMLETWSERILTASTLEEVFSEQGVE, encoded by the coding sequence ATGAAATCATTTTTGAAAAAATATTTTGATCAGGGGCGTCAGGAAGGACGCCTTGAAGGAGAAATTCGGCTGCTGCTCCGGCAATTACGCAGACGTTTCGGCCAGCTACCCGGCTGGACAGAGGAACGGCTGCGACAGGCTTCTTCCGCAATGCTGGAGACTTGGTCGGAACGGATTCTGACAGCCTCCACCTTGGAGGAGGTGTTTTCCGAGCAAGGCGTAGAATAG